From the Polaribacter huanghezhanensis genome, the window ATGTCTTTCAGAAATAATACTCGATTACCTATTTTTTGAATCGGAATTTCTTCCCAAGAAAAAACATTGGTAGATTTATAAACATACTGCATTGGTATTTCTTTTTCCGCTGCATCTTTTTCCTGCTTTAAAATTCCTTTCCCTAATTCTTTTTTATCTAGATATGTGTTAATTGCATTAGTAACTTCTAGGATTGAAATATTATATTGAAATAATTTATCGGAACTATATGTAATTACCCACTCAAATGGAGCTGATCCATATAAAGAAATTTGATTTACTCCTTCAATTTTAGAAAGTTTAGATAGAATATGGTTTTCAGCATATTTTTTAATAAAATATGGGCTTTCATTTGCATTTATCGTATATGATAAAATAGGAGATTGGTTTTCAGAACCTTCATTCATTGACAGCTGAGGGAAACTGACACCATCTGGAAATTTTTGATAGTTTTGTCGTATGATATTTGCTATTTCAAAACGAGCAATATCAATATCAATGTCCTTCTTGAAAGTTAAGTTTATATTTCCATTACCTTTATTTGAAGTAGATGTAATTTCTTTTATTCCCCTAACAGAATTAAAAAGACCTTCTAATTTAGAAGTAACTTCTTGCTCTATAACTTTTGAAGAAGCTTTAGACCAAGTAAAATTAACACTCAATGATTTTGAAGGACGATTCGGTTTTAGTTGAATACTTAATGAAGGAATTAAACTAATCCCTACTATTGTTAAGCAAACAAAAATTGTTAAAACACTAAATGATGAAAGTTTCTTATTCATTTATCTGCTATTATTAGTTGACTACTTTAAATAACCGATCCCAATTAAATGTATCATTATAGTTTGAATATAAAACGTATTGCACTTTTCCAACGACACTTTCTACAGGTACAAATCCGATATATCTCGAATCTTTAGAAATTCCTCTATTATCTCCTAAAACAAAAATGTAATCTTTTTTAAAAGTATAATTTGAGGTCTTTTTTCCATCCAAAAAATAGTTGCTTTCTTTTTTTTCTAATTGAATTTTTTCAAATTTTTGTAGTGTTTTTTTATACAGATTAAATGTTTCTTCATTCAATTCAATTTGCAATCCTTTTTTGGGGACTATAAATGCTCCCATATTGTCAGCAGTCCAGTTATAAGTGTTTTCAACTAAAAATAAATCATCGTTTTTACGCTGTTTTTTTTTCTTCTTTTTTATGGAATTCACTGATAAAAGCATTTGTATTTCTAAGTACTCCTTTTTAGTTAATACCCCTTCTATTCCATCACTAATTTCTGAATTTGGGTATAACATTGCCT encodes:
- the lepB gene encoding signal peptidase I yields the protein MKLFVFGVFRIPSSSMENTLYPDDIILVNKLVYGPKLPSSPFEIPWINFLFFFNDNARSHIDKEWWQYKRFSGMDSFQQGDVLVFQETRTFFLVKRCVGLSGDIFKMVDGDVFTNNKKYTPPLAIKEHYSIIVKNKKAFYNQVDSLKIEAMLYPNSEISDGIEGVLTKKEYLEIQMLLSVNSIKKKKKKQRKNDDLFLVENTYNWTADNMGAFIVPKKGLQIELNEETFNLYKKTLQKFEKIQLEKKESNYFLDGKKTSNYTFKKDYIFVLGDNRGISKDSRYIGFVPVESVVGKVQYVLYSNYNDTFNWDRLFKVVN